In one Mustelus asterias unplaced genomic scaffold, sMusAst1.hap1.1 HAP1_SCAFFOLD_1430, whole genome shotgun sequence genomic region, the following are encoded:
- the LOC144488271 gene encoding serine/threonine-protein kinase WNK3-like, protein AEKLSHEMIHLTTSNSLEDIKQIPLDSSVIVSVQSDQSATPPRRFTSCSSSSSSSFCDDCPPTDRGAVSHQPVTLELRQAARPPQSEADPPPEGLGAPDPSHALQLEGLVPATAAGSLQQLGATAQSPQQGATQPSSVPESDSERPPKVDFADNRIKTLDEKLRTLLYQEHGGLPGATETTREQAVAPGTESPRSVSSSETTVAGTTGEPHPDSIAAVDPTTPLPQPAPVEPAASTEQVTHCSPHEPALLPSVSTEAIKEADATLVACLSTDPVEKQPLQQLEKSISEPSDTGTQVLQPQGGIAQHQTGAGDSRSTRAGVDPSQLDQGSSFSVFPDSQSPMQLQAGRFQVSAATLHPEGAIPPAELESCAALNLLTADTKEGMAPGPQEPAPQEVAGHFLAGGTWDSGSDTMDGPLPLPPSWYDDEVLPEVASACELEDRPMGTSGNLQSANSQWLKDIRRGGAVCKQPSTESELSVPVSHTDETGEWMCPGSRLVLEEGQWPHQHNMMLCNSPTSPMSSDDESDVEDEDLKRELQSLREKHIKEVVYLQAQQNQELQELYERLRMPRDLCDGSLQAYSPPSRRQRSAKSKLRSAKSHSLSSTPTSTGSFYCTDSQQTAGTKKGTFTDDLHKLVDDWAKERIGVASLKPSLNEIRQIQTRQDLESWHQLCDGASQTCTVGWIGSGSQGQGTQQTTLPPAIPPSNSFPGTVAPYPLQNLCQYAGIARGTYQSQPSGSTPSQGLPQHLAGGGGGGAGAVQTFPLQGSPTAPPWSK, encoded by the exons ATGCAGAAAAGTTGAGCCACGAGATGATCCATTTGACAACATCCAACTCCTTGGAAGACATCAAGCAGATTCCACTGGATAGTTCAGTCATCGTCTCAGTACAGTCTGATCAGTCAGCGACACCTCCCCGTAGGTTTACATCCTGCAGCTCCTCATCCTCGTCCTCCTTCTGTGACGACTGCCCACCAACAGACCGAGGCGCCGTCAGTCACCAGCCGGTGACCCTCGAACTCCGACAGGCTGCCCGTCCCCCGCAGTCTGAGGCGGATCCCCCTCCCGAGGGGTTGGGGGCTCCTGACCCGTCGCACGCCCTCCAGCTGGAGGGGTTGGTCCCCGCCACCGCAGCAGGCAGCCTCCAGCAGCTGGGCGCTACGGCGCAGTCACCGCAGCAGGGGGCCACCCAGCCCTCATCCGTGCCCGAGTCAGACAGCGAAAGGCCCCCGAAGGTCGACTTCGCCGACAACCGCATCAAGACCCTGGACGAAAAGCTCCGCACACTGCTGTACCAAGAGCACGGCGGGCTGCCCGGTGCCACTGAGACCACACGCGAGCAGGCTGTGGCCCCGGGCACTGAGTCGCCCCGTTCGGTCTCCTCCAGCGAAACCACGGTGGCCGGCACCACCGGAGAGCCCCACCCAGACTCCATTGCGGCGGTGGACCCCACCACTCCCTTACCCCAGCCAGCACCAGTGGAACCTGCGGCATCGACGGAACAAGTCACTCACTGCTCGCCACACGAGCCAGCGTTACTCCCCTCTGTGAGCACCGAGGCCATCAAGGAGGCAGACGCCACGCTTGTTGCGTGTTTGTCCACTGATCCCGTGGAGAAG CAACCCCTACAGCAATTGGAGAAAAGCATCTCCGAGCCATCAGACACCGGGACCCAGGTCTTACAGCCGCAAGGCGGAATTGCTCAGCACCAGACTGGAG CTGGAGACAGTCGGAGTACCAGGGCAGGAGTCGATCCATCACAGCTGGATCAAGGCAGCTCGTTCAGCGTCTTCCCAGACAGCCAGTCCCCCATGCAGTTACAGGCCGGGCGCTTTCAG GTGTCTGCGGCCACCCTGCATCCTGAAGGAGCCATCCCACCAGCTGAGCTGGAAAGCTGCGCCGCCCTCAACCTCCTGACAGCCGACACGAAGGAAGGGATGGCCCCTGGCCCCCAGGAACCGGCACCGCaggaggtggcagggcacttcCTAGCCGGTGGCACATGGGACAGTGGGTCTGACACGATGGACGGCCCCTTGCCTTTGCCGCCCAGCTGGTACGACGATGAGGTCCTCCCCGAAGTCGCCAGTGCATGTGAGCTGGAAGACAGACCAATGGGCACCAGTGGCAACCTCCAGTCCGCCAACAGCCAGTGGCTGAAAGACATCCGGCGGGGCGGTGCCGTCTGCAAGCAGCCCAGCACTGAGAGCGAACTGTCCGTTCCGGTCAGCCACACCGATGAGACCGGTGAGTGGATGTGCCCGGGCAGCCGGCTGGTGCTGGAGGAGGGTCAGTGGCCACACCAGCACAACATGATGCTCTGCaactcacccacctcccccatgaGCAGCGATGATGAGTCAGATGTGGAGGACGAGGACTTAAAACGGGAGCTGCAGAGTCTGAGGGAGAA GCACATAAAGGAAGTTGTGTACCTCCAGGCCCAGCAAAATCAGGAGCTCCAGGAGCTGTACGAGCGACTCCGCATGCCCAGGGATTTGTGCGATGGCTCCCTGCAGGCTTACTCTCCCCCCAGCCGGCGGCAGAGGTCAGCCAAGAGCAAACTCCGCAGCGCCAAGTCCCACTCCCTGAGCAGCACTCCCACCAGTACAG GGTCGTTTTACTGCACGGACTCCCAGCAGACTGCTGGCACCAAGAAGGGGACATTCACAGACGACCTGCACAAGCTGGTGGACGACTGGGCCAAGGAGAGGATTGGGGTCGCCAGCCTGAAACCCAGCCTGAACGAAATCCGGCAGATTCAGACCCGTCAGGACCTGGAGAGCTGGCATCAACTCTGTGAC GGAGCTTCCCAAACCTGCACTGTTGGTTGGATTGGGTCTGGATCGCAAGGTCAGGGGACACAACAGACCACGCTGCCGCCGGCAATCCCCCCATCGAATTCGTTCCCGGGCACGGTGGCCCCCTACCCCCTCCAGAACCTGTGCCAGTACGCTGGGATCGCCAGAGGGACGTACCAGAGCCAGCCTTCCGGGAGCACCCCCTCACAAGGACTGCCTCAGCATCTcgccggcggtggggggggaggagcaggTGCTGTGCAGACATTTCCATTGCAGGGttcccccaccgcccctccaTGGTCAAAGTAA